AGCTCTTTGTTTAGAAAGGTCAGACTCTCTTGTAATTAGCATTGTTTTATTATCAATTGTTATTCCTATTCCTTCAGGCAGACTATAACTTAACTGACCCTTTGGTCCTTTCACAATTATCTGTCTGTTTTCTACTGTTACGTTTACATTGTCTGGTATTTGAATTGGCTTTCTTCCTATTCTTGACATCCTATCACCTCTTACCATATATAACATATTACTTCTCCACCGACTCCCTTATGTCGGCATTCTTTGTCAGTCATGACACCCTGAGATGTGGTTAATATAGCTACTCCAAGTCCTCCCATTACATGCGGAATTTCATCTTTACTAACATATACTCTTCTACCGGGTTTACTAATCCTTTGCAAGTTTGAAATTACAGAATCTCCTTCTGATGTATACTTAAGATTTATTCTTATAATACCTTGCTTTTTATCTTTAATAATCTTATAAGACTT
The Thermodesulfovibrio yellowstonii DSM 11347 DNA segment above includes these coding regions:
- the rpsH gene encoding 30S ribosomal protein S8 — protein: MITDPISDMLTRIRNAIKVKADKVDIPASRMKIEISKILKEEGFIKSYKIIKDKKQGIIRINLKYTSEGDSVISNLQRISKPGRRVYVSKDEIPHVMGGLGVAILTTSQGVMTDKECRHKGVGGEVICYIW